One Cellulosimicrobium protaetiae genomic region harbors:
- the nrdH gene encoding glutaredoxin-like protein NrdH yields the protein MSVTVYSKPACVQCDATYRALDKKGVEYTVVDISQDAEALELVRGLGYLQAPVVVAGDEHWSGFRPDQINALAQKVSPVVA from the coding sequence ATGAGCGTCACGGTCTACAGCAAGCCGGCTTGCGTTCAGTGCGACGCGACGTACCGCGCTCTCGACAAGAAGGGCGTCGAGTACACCGTCGTGGACATCAGCCAGGACGCCGAGGCGCTCGAGCTCGTCCGCGGGCTCGGCTACCTGCAGGCGCCCGTGGTGGTCGCCGGGGACGAGCACTGGTCCGGGTTCCGTCCCGACCAGATCAACGCCCTCGCGCAGAAGGTCTCGCCGGTCGTCGCCTGA
- the nrdI gene encoding class Ib ribonucleoside-diphosphate reductase assembly flavoprotein NrdI translates to MGSLVYFSSVSENTHRFVQRLDLPALGMDVQRIPLRPTEGFLRVEEPYVLMVPTYGGGNEGGAVPRQVVKFLNDVHNRSLIRGVIAAGNTNFGEAYCIAGDIISAKCQVPYLYAFELLGTAEDAARVRDGLGRFWQRQSRIPA, encoded by the coding sequence GTGGGGTCGCTCGTGTACTTCTCCAGCGTCAGCGAGAACACGCACCGGTTCGTCCAGCGGCTCGACCTGCCGGCCCTCGGCATGGACGTGCAGCGCATCCCGCTGCGTCCGACCGAGGGCTTCCTGCGCGTCGAGGAGCCGTACGTGCTCATGGTCCCGACCTACGGGGGCGGCAACGAGGGCGGTGCCGTCCCGCGCCAGGTCGTGAAGTTCCTCAACGACGTGCACAACCGGTCGTTGATCCGCGGCGTCATCGCGGCGGGCAACACCAACTTCGGCGAGGCGTACTGCATCGCCGGTGACATCATCTCCGCGAAGTGCCAGGTGCCCTACCTGTACGCCTTCGAACTCCTGGGAACAGCCGAGGACGCCGCGCGCGTCCGCGACGGATTGGGACGATTTTGGCAACGACAGTCACGGATTCCGGCGTGA
- the nrdF gene encoding class 1b ribonucleoside-diphosphate reductase subunit beta, with protein sequence MSPTGKLKLIDRVSAINWNRLEDEKDLEVWDRLVGNFWLPEKVPVSNDIQSWHTLTAEEQQLTMRVFTGLTLLDTIQGTVGAVSLIPDAITPHEEAVYTNIAFMESVHAKSYSSIFSTLCSTREIDDAFRWSEENPNLQRKAEIVMEYYKGDSPLKRKVASTLLESFLFYSGFYLPMYWSSRAKLTNTADLIRLIIRDEAVHGYYIGYKFQKGLEKLSPEERDELKAYTFELLFELYDNEVQYTEDLYDGVGLTEDVKKFLRYNANKALMNLGYEALFPKDETDVNPAILSALSPNADENHDFFSGSGSSYVIGKAVNTEDDDWDF encoded by the coding sequence ATGTCGCCCACGGGGAAGCTCAAGCTCATCGATCGCGTGAGCGCGATCAACTGGAACCGTCTCGAGGACGAGAAGGACCTCGAGGTGTGGGACCGCCTCGTCGGGAACTTCTGGCTGCCCGAGAAGGTGCCGGTGTCGAACGACATCCAGTCGTGGCACACGCTCACGGCGGAGGAGCAGCAGCTCACGATGCGCGTGTTCACGGGCCTCACGCTGCTCGACACGATCCAGGGCACGGTCGGCGCGGTGTCGCTCATCCCGGACGCGATCACGCCGCACGAGGAGGCGGTGTACACCAACATCGCCTTCATGGAGTCGGTGCACGCCAAGAGCTACTCGTCGATCTTCTCGACGCTGTGCTCGACGCGCGAGATCGACGACGCGTTCCGCTGGTCGGAGGAGAACCCGAACCTCCAGCGCAAGGCCGAGATCGTCATGGAGTACTACAAGGGCGACTCGCCGCTCAAGCGCAAGGTCGCGAGCACGCTGCTCGAGTCGTTCCTCTTCTACTCCGGCTTCTACCTGCCGATGTACTGGTCGTCGCGCGCCAAGCTGACGAACACGGCCGACCTCATCCGCCTCATCATCCGCGACGAGGCCGTGCACGGGTACTACATCGGCTACAAGTTCCAGAAGGGCCTCGAGAAGCTCTCCCCGGAGGAGCGCGACGAGCTCAAGGCGTACACGTTCGAGCTGCTCTTCGAGCTGTACGACAACGAGGTGCAGTACACGGAGGACCTCTACGACGGCGTCGGGCTCACCGAGGACGTCAAGAAGTTCCTGCGGTACAACGCGAACAAGGCGCTCATGAACCTCGGTTACGAGGCGCTCTTCCCCAAGGACGAGACCGACGTCAATCCGGCGATCCTCTCGGCGCTTTCGCCCAACGCCGACGAGAACCACGACTTCTTCTCCGGTTCCGGCTCGTCGTACGTCATCGGCAAGGCCGTGAACACCGAGGACGACGACTGGGACTTCTGA
- a CDS encoding phosphoribosyltransferase has translation MTDASTPPVSSVPDDGAAPGPAVPPEREVLTWETFGVAARELAEQVVASGFRPEVVVAVARGGLLPGGAVAYALGTKGVGTLNVEFYTDIGQTLTDPRVLPPLMDTSDLPGAHVLVVDDVADSGRTLALVMEMLSTHGAEARSAVLYTKPRTIIQPDYSWRDTDLWITFPWSADPPVAGAQPRPKD, from the coding sequence ATGACGGACGCCTCCACGCCCCCGGTCTCCTCCGTGCCCGACGACGGCGCAGCGCCGGGCCCCGCCGTCCCGCCCGAGCGCGAGGTGCTCACGTGGGAGACGTTCGGCGTCGCCGCGCGCGAGCTCGCCGAGCAGGTCGTCGCGAGCGGGTTCCGGCCCGAGGTCGTCGTCGCCGTCGCGCGCGGCGGGCTCCTGCCCGGCGGTGCGGTCGCGTACGCGCTCGGGACCAAGGGCGTCGGGACGCTCAACGTCGAGTTCTACACCGACATCGGCCAGACCCTCACCGACCCGCGCGTGCTCCCGCCGCTCATGGACACGTCCGACCTCCCGGGCGCGCACGTGCTCGTGGTCGACGACGTCGCCGACTCGGGCCGGACCCTCGCCCTGGTCATGGAGATGCTGAGCACCCACGGCGCCGAGGCGCGGTCCGCGGTGCTCTACACCAAGCCCCGCACGATCATCCAGCCGGACTACTCGTGGAGGGACACCGACCTCTGGATCACGTTCCCGTGGTCGGCCGACCCGCCCGTCGCGGGCGCGCAGCCCCGCCCGAAGGACTGA
- a CDS encoding FKBP-type peptidyl-prolyl cis-trans isomerase, which translates to MKHRTLRGVAALTLGAALVLSGCASEGGGSGDETSSSPSATDGASDAATSSPEDVAALESITVTGDPGAEPSLEFEQPFEVSGAAAISLNDGEGEEIAKGQQITMHTAAFSGADGSKLGSTWETESPEQLIIDDSLFPQLLDVVVGKKVGTRFLFANPTTDQTTGEPVTYLTVAEVTEVKTIPSRAEGEAVTPAEGLPTVTLDDTGKPTIEIPEGYEAPAELVAQTLIKGDGPVVTEDQTVTAHYTGMLLDGTVFDSSWDRGAPTSFSLQQVIPGWTQGLAGQTVGSQVLLVIPSELGYGAQGSGSIPADSPLVFVVDILDAQ; encoded by the coding sequence GTGAAGCACCGCACCCTGCGCGGCGTCGCCGCGCTCACCCTGGGCGCCGCCCTCGTCCTCTCCGGCTGCGCCTCGGAGGGCGGCGGCTCCGGCGACGAGACGTCGTCGAGCCCGTCCGCGACCGACGGCGCGAGCGACGCCGCGACGTCGTCGCCGGAGGACGTCGCGGCGCTCGAGAGCATCACCGTCACCGGAGACCCGGGTGCCGAGCCCAGCCTCGAGTTCGAGCAGCCGTTCGAGGTCTCGGGCGCTGCGGCCATCTCGCTGAACGACGGCGAGGGCGAGGAGATCGCCAAGGGTCAGCAGATCACGATGCACACCGCGGCGTTCTCCGGCGCGGACGGCTCCAAGCTCGGCTCGACGTGGGAGACCGAGTCGCCCGAGCAGCTGATCATCGACGACTCGCTCTTCCCGCAGCTGCTCGACGTCGTCGTGGGCAAGAAGGTCGGTACCCGCTTCCTGTTCGCCAACCCGACGACGGACCAGACGACCGGTGAGCCGGTCACCTACCTGACCGTCGCCGAGGTCACCGAGGTGAAGACCATCCCCTCGCGTGCCGAGGGAGAGGCCGTCACGCCCGCCGAGGGCCTGCCGACCGTGACGCTCGACGACACCGGCAAGCCGACCATCGAGATCCCCGAGGGCTACGAGGCCCCGGCCGAGCTCGTCGCGCAGACGCTCATCAAGGGCGACGGCCCCGTCGTCACCGAGGACCAGACGGTCACCGCCCACTACACGGGCATGCTGCTCGACGGCACGGTCTTCGACTCGTCCTGGGACCGCGGCGCCCCCACGAGCTTCTCGCTCCAGCAGGTGATCCCGGGCTGGACGCAGGGCCTCGCCGGGCAGACCGTCGGCAGCCAGGTGCTGCTCGTCATCCCCTCGGAGCTGGGCTACGGCGCGCAGGGCAGCGGCTCGATCCCGGCCGACTCGCCGCTCGTCTTCGTCGTGGACATCCTCGACGCGCAGTGA
- a CDS encoding alpha/beta hydrolase, which produces MSTAPEPAPVGADAPAEPTPIKSLTVLPARREDVELHTADGLTLVGELALPADRDPVATLVTLHPLPTHGGYMDSHVYRKAAWRLPALADLAVLRFNTRGTSSPRGTSQGAFDGGEAERFDVAAAIELAEFRDLPHRWLVGWSFGTELALKHGADPAVEGAILLSPPLHRATDADLDRWDAFGKPLVVLVPELDDYLRPDEARRRFARVRNAEVIGVDGAKHLWVGESSVRRVLDEIVGHVRPGFPLPLPTTWSGDGAAAGTAERDTADSDQASYDASRSDGVDD; this is translated from the coding sequence ATGAGCACCGCACCCGAACCCGCGCCCGTCGGAGCCGACGCACCGGCCGAGCCCACCCCGATCAAGTCGCTGACGGTCCTGCCCGCGCGGCGCGAGGACGTCGAGCTGCACACCGCCGACGGGCTCACGCTCGTCGGCGAGCTCGCGCTCCCCGCCGACCGCGACCCGGTCGCGACCCTCGTCACGCTCCACCCGCTGCCCACGCACGGCGGCTACATGGACTCGCACGTCTACCGGAAGGCGGCGTGGCGCCTGCCCGCGCTGGCCGACCTCGCGGTGCTGCGGTTCAACACGCGCGGGACGTCGTCACCGCGCGGGACGAGCCAGGGGGCGTTCGACGGCGGCGAGGCCGAGCGGTTCGACGTCGCCGCCGCCATCGAGCTCGCCGAGTTCCGCGACCTGCCGCACCGGTGGCTCGTCGGGTGGTCGTTCGGGACCGAGCTCGCGCTCAAGCACGGTGCGGACCCGGCCGTGGAGGGCGCGATCCTGCTCTCGCCGCCGCTGCACCGCGCGACCGACGCCGACCTCGACCGGTGGGACGCCTTCGGCAAGCCGCTCGTCGTGCTCGTCCCCGAGCTCGACGACTACCTGCGTCCCGACGAGGCGCGCCGGCGCTTCGCGCGCGTGCGCAACGCCGAGGTGATCGGCGTCGACGGCGCCAAGCACCTGTGGGTGGGGGAGTCGTCCGTACGTCGGGTGCTCGACGAGATCGTCGGTCACGTCCGCCCGGGATTCCCGCTGCCCTTGCCGACCACGTGGTCCGGAGACGGCGCCGCAGCGGGGACCGCGGAGCGGGACACCGCCGACTCCGACCAGGCGAGCTACGACGCGAGCCGGTCGGACGGCGTCGACGACTGA
- a CDS encoding alpha/beta fold hydrolase: MTTAPLETYTLREGYGTPLVLLHGFPLDHRMWADAAAALPGEPTVVAVDLPGLGASPLLGEPASIEASADAAAAALATAGITRAVVAGLSMGGYVALALAERHPDLVAGLGLVDTKSTADTEDARANRLRIADEATRSQTVDAVLGMPGVMLGETSKAARKHLTARLEEWIRGQRPDGVAWSQRAMASRPDRTHVLEGFSGPVAVVVGEEDAITPVPEAEHMAAAAPSAQLVQVPGAGHMSAVEEPAAVADALADLLARSSV, translated from the coding sequence ATGACGACGGCACCGCTCGAGACCTACACGCTGCGCGAGGGGTACGGCACCCCGCTCGTGCTGCTGCACGGCTTCCCGCTGGACCACCGCATGTGGGCCGACGCCGCGGCCGCGCTGCCCGGTGAGCCGACCGTCGTCGCGGTCGACCTCCCCGGGCTCGGCGCCAGCCCGCTGCTGGGCGAGCCGGCGTCGATCGAGGCGTCCGCCGACGCCGCCGCGGCCGCGCTCGCCACCGCGGGGATCACGCGCGCGGTCGTCGCCGGGCTGTCGATGGGTGGCTACGTCGCGCTCGCGCTCGCGGAGCGTCACCCCGACCTCGTCGCCGGCCTCGGGCTCGTGGACACGAAGTCGACGGCCGACACGGAGGACGCGCGCGCGAACCGCCTGCGCATCGCGGACGAGGCGACCCGGTCGCAGACCGTGGACGCCGTCCTCGGGATGCCCGGCGTCATGCTCGGTGAGACGAGCAAGGCGGCGCGCAAGCACCTGACCGCGCGGCTCGAGGAGTGGATCCGCGGGCAGCGGCCCGACGGCGTCGCCTGGTCCCAGCGGGCGATGGCCTCCCGACCCGACCGCACGCACGTCCTCGAGGGCTTCTCGGGACCCGTCGCCGTGGTCGTGGGGGAGGAGGACGCGATCACGCCCGTCCCCGAGGCCGAGCACATGGCGGCCGCCGCGCCCTCGGCGCAGCTCGTCCAGGTCCCAGGTGCCGGTCACATGAGCGCGGTCGAGGAACCTGCGGCGGTCGCGGACGCCCTGGCCGACCTGCTCGCCCGGTCGTCGGTCTGA
- a CDS encoding tetratricopeptide repeat protein, with the protein MSEPTQQPAFDVRGAVDLSALTRPQSPPPGEEGGAPAAGGYVVDVTDETFGQVVQDSAQYPVVVLLWIPTDQANAQLGTDLGALADEYAGRFLLARVDAQAYPQITAAFQVQGVPTVVAVLQGQPVPLFQGAAPAEQIRAVLEQVLQAAEANGVTGRAPSQGGDGEPVPAEPAPEPEPELPPLHQEAYDAIERDDLDAAVAAYEKAIKQDPRDALAVAGLAQVRLLQRTRDADLGAVRDAAAASPGDVDAQLAIADLDLLGGHVDDALGRLLDLLPGADADGKEKLRVRLLDYFEVVGPTDPRVGKARQRLAISLY; encoded by the coding sequence ATGAGCGAACCCACGCAGCAGCCCGCGTTCGACGTGCGCGGAGCGGTCGACCTGTCCGCGCTGACCAGGCCGCAGTCCCCGCCGCCGGGGGAGGAGGGCGGTGCGCCCGCCGCGGGCGGGTACGTCGTCGACGTCACGGACGAGACGTTCGGCCAGGTCGTGCAGGACTCGGCCCAGTACCCGGTCGTCGTGCTGCTCTGGATCCCGACCGACCAGGCGAACGCGCAGCTCGGCACCGACCTGGGCGCGCTCGCGGACGAGTACGCGGGCCGCTTCCTCCTCGCCCGGGTCGACGCCCAGGCGTACCCGCAGATCACGGCGGCGTTCCAGGTCCAGGGCGTGCCGACCGTCGTCGCGGTGCTGCAGGGTCAGCCGGTGCCGCTGTTCCAGGGGGCGGCGCCCGCGGAGCAGATCCGCGCGGTGCTCGAGCAGGTGCTCCAGGCCGCCGAGGCCAACGGCGTGACGGGTCGTGCGCCGTCCCAGGGCGGCGACGGCGAGCCGGTGCCCGCCGAGCCCGCCCCGGAGCCCGAGCCCGAGCTCCCGCCGCTGCACCAGGAGGCGTACGACGCGATCGAGCGCGACGACCTCGACGCCGCCGTCGCGGCTTACGAGAAGGCGATCAAGCAGGACCCGAGGGACGCGCTCGCCGTCGCCGGCCTCGCGCAGGTCCGCCTGCTCCAGCGCACGCGCGACGCCGACCTGGGCGCCGTGCGCGACGCCGCGGCGGCCTCGCCGGGCGACGTCGACGCACAGCTCGCGATCGCCGACCTCGACCTGCTCGGCGGCCACGTCGACGACGCTCTCGGGCGCCTCCTCGACCTCCTGCCCGGAGCCGACGCGGACGGCAAGGAGAAGCTCCGTGTCCGCCTCCTCGACTACTTCGAGGTCGTCGGCCCCACCGACCCCCGCGTCGGCAAGGCGCGTCAGCGCCTCGCGATCAGCCTCTACTGA
- the glgB gene encoding 1,4-alpha-glucan branching protein GlgB, protein MTGPADSTTPPPVVVPPDALAAAAAGRTFDPHAVLGPHLAPDAADARAVVRVLRPLADEVVVVTTDGEHAAAHEQDGVWAAVVPVHQDADGTRHAPDYRVRARYGHEATTADDPYRFLPTLGEVDLHLVREGRHEELWRALGANVRTYPSALGDTTGTAFAVWAPNARAVRVIGDFNGWGATHPMRSLGDSGVWELFVPGVGAGARYKYEILGPDGSWRQKADPLAKAAEVPPATASIVVESQFTWTDDAWLAARAAHDPHTQPLSVYEVHLGSWRQGLSYRDLAEQLTAYVVEQGFTHVELLPVAEHPFGGSWGYQVTGYYAPTSRFGHPDDFRYLVDRLHAAGVGVVVDWVPAHFPRDEWALARFDGTPCYEHADPLRGEQPDWGTFVFDFGRNEVRNFLVANATYWLEEFHVDALRVDAVASMLYLDYSRGPGQWHPNVHGGRENLEAIAFLQEANATAYRRTPGVMMIAEESTAWPGVTRPTSAGGLGFGLKWNMGWMNDSLRYVAEEPINRRYHHHEITFSMVYAYSEQFVLPISHDEVVHGKGSLYGKMPGDDWQKRAGVRAFLAYQWSHPGKQLLFMGSEIGQHSEWNEGRSLDWDGLAADPGRQGVQRAVRDLNALYRATPALWELDHDPAGFEWLDADDADHNVLAYVRRGRDGSEVAVVVNFAGTPHEGYRVALPSGGAWREVLNTDAEVYGGSGVGNLGEVEAETVPWKGRAHSAALRLPPLGALYLVPSPK, encoded by the coding sequence ATGACCGGGCCAGCCGACTCCACCACCCCGCCCCCCGTCGTCGTGCCGCCGGACGCGCTCGCCGCCGCGGCGGCGGGCCGCACGTTCGACCCGCACGCCGTGCTCGGCCCCCACCTGGCGCCCGACGCCGCCGACGCGCGCGCCGTCGTCCGGGTCCTGCGTCCGCTCGCCGACGAGGTCGTCGTCGTCACGACCGACGGCGAGCACGCTGCCGCGCACGAGCAGGACGGGGTGTGGGCCGCCGTCGTCCCGGTGCACCAGGACGCCGACGGCACCCGGCACGCCCCCGACTACCGCGTCAGGGCGCGCTACGGCCACGAGGCCACGACCGCCGACGACCCCTACCGCTTCCTGCCCACCCTCGGCGAGGTGGACCTCCATCTCGTCCGGGAGGGCCGGCACGAGGAGCTGTGGCGCGCGCTCGGCGCGAACGTGCGCACCTACCCCAGCGCGCTCGGCGACACCACGGGCACCGCGTTCGCCGTCTGGGCACCCAACGCGCGCGCGGTCCGCGTCATCGGCGACTTCAACGGCTGGGGAGCGACCCACCCGATGCGCTCGCTCGGCGACAGCGGCGTGTGGGAGCTCTTCGTCCCCGGCGTCGGCGCGGGCGCGCGGTACAAGTACGAGATCCTCGGCCCCGACGGCTCGTGGCGGCAGAAGGCCGACCCGCTCGCCAAGGCGGCGGAGGTGCCGCCCGCGACGGCGAGCATCGTCGTCGAGTCGCAGTTCACGTGGACCGACGACGCCTGGCTCGCCGCGCGCGCCGCCCACGACCCGCACACGCAGCCCCTCAGCGTCTACGAGGTGCACCTCGGCTCGTGGCGCCAGGGGCTGTCCTACCGCGACCTGGCCGAGCAGCTCACCGCGTACGTCGTCGAGCAGGGCTTCACGCACGTCGAGCTCCTGCCCGTCGCCGAGCACCCGTTCGGCGGGTCGTGGGGCTACCAGGTCACCGGCTACTACGCGCCCACCTCACGGTTCGGCCACCCCGACGACTTCCGCTACCTCGTCGACCGCCTGCACGCGGCCGGCGTCGGCGTCGTCGTCGACTGGGTCCCCGCGCACTTCCCGCGCGACGAGTGGGCCCTCGCCCGGTTCGACGGCACGCCCTGCTACGAGCACGCCGACCCGCTGCGCGGCGAGCAGCCCGACTGGGGCACGTTCGTCTTCGACTTCGGGCGCAACGAGGTCCGCAACTTCCTCGTCGCCAACGCGACGTACTGGCTCGAGGAGTTCCACGTCGACGCGCTGCGCGTCGACGCCGTCGCCTCCATGCTCTACCTCGACTACTCGCGCGGCCCCGGCCAGTGGCACCCGAACGTGCACGGCGGGCGCGAGAACCTCGAGGCCATCGCGTTCCTCCAGGAGGCCAACGCCACCGCCTACCGGCGCACGCCCGGCGTCATGATGATCGCCGAGGAGTCGACGGCCTGGCCGGGCGTGACCCGTCCGACGTCGGCCGGGGGGCTCGGGTTCGGGCTCAAGTGGAACATGGGCTGGATGAACGACTCCCTGCGCTACGTCGCCGAGGAGCCCATCAACCGGCGCTACCACCACCACGAGATCACCTTCTCGATGGTCTACGCCTACTCCGAGCAGTTCGTGCTCCCCATCAGTCACGACGAGGTCGTGCACGGCAAGGGCTCGCTCTACGGCAAGATGCCCGGCGACGACTGGCAGAAGCGCGCCGGCGTCCGCGCGTTCCTCGCCTACCAGTGGTCCCACCCCGGCAAGCAGCTCCTCTTCATGGGCAGCGAGATCGGCCAGCACTCCGAGTGGAACGAGGGCCGGTCGCTCGACTGGGACGGCCTCGCGGCCGACCCCGGCCGGCAGGGCGTGCAGCGCGCCGTGCGCGACCTCAACGCGCTCTACCGCGCGACCCCCGCGCTCTGGGAGCTCGACCACGACCCCGCCGGGTTCGAGTGGCTCGACGCCGACGACGCCGACCACAACGTCCTCGCCTACGTGCGTCGCGGGCGCGACGGCAGCGAGGTCGCCGTCGTCGTGAACTTCGCCGGCACGCCGCACGAGGGCTATCGCGTCGCGCTGCCGTCGGGCGGCGCCTGGCGCGAGGTGCTCAACACCGACGCCGAGGTGTACGGCGGGTCCGGCGTCGGCAACCTCGGCGAGGTCGAGGCGGAGACCGTCCCGTGGAAGGGCCGCGCGCACTCCGCGGCCCTGCGTCTCCCCCCGCTCGGCGCGCTCTACCTCGTCCCGTCGCCAAAATAG
- a CDS encoding glycosyl hydrolase, protein MRHLTPADGRPDHESGPAHGATTGARPSTPRRALAALAAGLAALLVAMLVPTAPAAHAFPARDKQAVIDYLRSITGTSIVSGQHNKEPASAPGQYTQQVRDITGQYPGLWGGDMMFRGQDQANRQRVVDQAKAEWVNGSLVALTWHACSPTGPSTCEFEGGVKTQITQGQFEQIVTGGTALNQTWRARMAEVVPYLRQLKDAGVPVLWRPFHEMNETWNWWGGRAGVNGGAKIYQQMKDYFDSQGLDNLIWVWNVQDNPNANWSSYYPGSSYVDVVSLDVWYKNHPSQSDYQQIQSIAGSKPIAIAEMGKVPNDALLTAQPRWSYFMVWSEQLRGNNSNAEIQAAYFHPRVLNQGEVQLGSGGGTPNPGPTPATGAIVGLAARCVDVAASGTANGTAVQLYTCAPGVAQTWEVRADGTIRNPNANKCLDVAGQGTANGTPVQIWDCNGSGAQQWVYSAATQSLRNPQANKCLDVTGQSSANGTRLQVWDCTGTANQRWALPS, encoded by the coding sequence ATGCGACACCTCACCCCAGCCGACGGCAGGCCCGACCACGAATCCGGGCCGGCACACGGCGCGACGACGGGCGCCCGCCCGAGCACCCCGCGACGCGCTCTCGCGGCGCTCGCCGCGGGCCTCGCAGCGCTGCTCGTGGCAATGCTCGTCCCGACCGCCCCTGCCGCGCACGCCTTCCCGGCGCGCGACAAGCAGGCGGTGATCGACTACCTGCGGTCCATCACCGGGACCTCGATCGTCTCGGGGCAGCACAACAAGGAGCCGGCCTCGGCGCCCGGCCAGTACACGCAGCAGGTCCGCGACATCACGGGCCAGTACCCGGGCCTGTGGGGCGGCGACATGATGTTCCGCGGTCAGGACCAGGCGAACCGGCAGCGCGTCGTCGACCAGGCGAAGGCGGAGTGGGTCAACGGCTCGCTCGTCGCGCTCACGTGGCACGCGTGCTCCCCTACGGGGCCGTCGACGTGCGAGTTCGAGGGCGGCGTCAAGACGCAGATCACCCAGGGCCAGTTCGAGCAGATCGTCACGGGCGGCACGGCGCTCAACCAGACGTGGCGCGCGCGCATGGCCGAGGTCGTGCCGTACCTGCGCCAGCTCAAGGACGCGGGCGTGCCCGTGCTGTGGCGGCCGTTCCACGAGATGAACGAGACGTGGAACTGGTGGGGCGGCCGTGCCGGGGTCAACGGTGGCGCGAAGATCTACCAGCAGATGAAGGACTACTTCGACTCGCAGGGCCTCGACAACCTCATCTGGGTCTGGAACGTGCAGGACAACCCGAACGCGAACTGGTCGAGCTACTACCCCGGCAGCTCGTACGTCGACGTCGTGAGCCTCGACGTCTGGTACAAGAACCACCCCAGCCAGTCCGACTACCAGCAGATCCAGTCCATCGCCGGGAGCAAGCCCATCGCGATCGCCGAGATGGGGAAGGTCCCGAACGACGCGCTCCTCACGGCCCAGCCGCGCTGGAGCTACTTCATGGTCTGGTCGGAGCAGCTGCGCGGGAACAACTCGAACGCCGAGATCCAGGCGGCGTACTTCCACCCGCGCGTGCTCAACCAGGGCGAGGTGCAGCTCGGCTCCGGCGGCGGGACGCCGAACCCCGGCCCGACGCCCGCGACCGGCGCGATCGTCGGGCTCGCCGCCAGGTGCGTCGACGTCGCCGCGTCCGGGACCGCGAACGGGACCGCCGTCCAGCTCTACACGTGCGCACCGGGCGTCGCGCAGACGTGGGAGGTACGCGCCGACGGCACGATCCGCAACCCGAATGCGAACAAGTGCCTCGACGTCGCGGGGCAGGGCACCGCGAACGGCACACCCGTCCAGATCTGGGACTGCAACGGGTCGGGCGCGCAGCAGTGGGTGTACTCGGCCGCGACGCAGTCCCTGCGCAACCCGCAGGCGAACAAGTGCCTCGACGTCACGGGCCAGTCGTCGGCGAACGGGACACGGCTCCAGGTCTGGGACTGCACGGGCACCGCGAACCAGCGGTGGGCACTGCCGTCCTGA